Proteins found in one Manduca sexta isolate Smith_Timp_Sample1 unplaced genomic scaffold, JHU_Msex_v1.0 HiC_scaffold_2554, whole genome shotgun sequence genomic segment:
- the LOC115441496 gene encoding uncharacterized protein LOC115441496, translated as MDVSDITKVASRKRMSEDAEKLRDKISRETAKIIKLKVAQDTAYWDLKEKLQQVESNHERLQQNMVEVQMQHETTSGQYEDELRLRPEILNKLGGTRALCEVLEEYGRRVRAAWRAPPPTAPRWRWRAAPPRARAPPRATRAPARRAARPA; from the exons atggATGTTTCCGATATTACTAAAGTAGCAAGCAGAAAGAGAATGAGTGAAGACGCTGAAAAATTACGCGACAAAATATCTCGTGAAActgcaaaaattataaaattgaag GTCGCACAGGACACAGCATATTGGGATTTGAAGGAAAAGCTTCAGCAAGTGGAATCCAATCATGAGCGATTGCAGCAGAACATGGTGGAAGTCCAGATGCAGCACGAGACAACATCTGGCCAGTACGAGGACGAACTGCGCCTGAGACCCGAGATCCTAAACAA ACTGGGCGGCACGCGGGCGCTGTGCGAGGTGCTGGAGGAGTacgggcggcgcgtgcgcgcggcgtggcgcgcgccgccgccgaccGCGCCGCGCTGGCGCTGGCGAGCCGCGCCGCCGCGGGCGCGTGCGCCGCCTCGCGCAACACGCGCGCCAGCACGCCGCGCTGCACGACCAGCGTGA